Proteins encoded in a region of the Pseudothermotoga elfii DSM 9442 = NBRC 107921 genome:
- a CDS encoding CRISPR-associated helicase/endonuclease Cas3, producing the protein MLDGLKSHPERLLLDHINGVKKRALEKANSIKWNNFGITEKDAIKLIEICALCHDFAKASSGFQKYITSSKKGVHVSHAPLSSIITYHIAKNTGFEPKYASFAYFVVRCHHESMKDFQAFGENLEALEKQMSSIPKEFIDWVESKLNTQVTPKISEIYGKLEKDVAKLNFFRPFSLKDYLFVHTLLSILVSSDHEDAALHDTPLILKTRLTLENLRKYMHAIPEDNPLYSLRKEFHIDLDNSLKYLDDSKIYSITAPTGLGKTLANLKVALSLSDESLIVYALPFINIIDQTVETFQKIMQDTEFDASTILPYHHLANPKYEEDIYGEKAIQKVLIESWHSQIVVTTFVGLFESLLTSKRVPFFYKLLNATIILDEVQSIPHKYWNPLADILSCLSEFGTKIIFSTATQPMIITKTRELINKNYNSKLNRTRIHYCGEIDYPSFMKQVEEEANKCLEKNQRLLVVVNTIRQSKELFNHLRSTIDISKLVYLSSNVIPKQRLERVSGLKKLKNQGIICISTQVIEAGVDLSFNKIIRDEGPIDSVIQVAGRCNRNFETPISSAHIYRAIDKERNRSFASYVYDHFLLDMTRELLSSKKEFEEKEFPEIVSRYFNMVKERGNTDRENLTEQLRLLKFEEISSKFKLIEKRYDTVPVFIEYDESAQFLRKKLNETLNSKMEKFEKLAQISELIRQMSLYTIDVPLKSEDLRGALLMENGFLLVTKDNLNYWYDEYTGFQRSQELMIF; encoded by the coding sequence ATGCTGGATGGATTAAAGTCACACCCGGAAAGATTGTTGCTGGACCATATTAATGGAGTTAAAAAAAGAGCTCTGGAAAAAGCAAATTCAATCAAATGGAACAATTTTGGTATAACTGAGAAAGATGCTATAAAACTAATCGAGATATGTGCTCTTTGCCACGACTTTGCCAAAGCATCTTCAGGATTCCAAAAATATATAACATCTTCGAAAAAAGGGGTGCATGTAAGTCATGCCCCCCTTTCTTCAATCATTACCTACCACATAGCAAAAAATACAGGATTTGAACCGAAGTATGCATCATTTGCATATTTTGTCGTAAGATGTCATCATGAATCAATGAAAGATTTTCAGGCTTTTGGAGAAAATCTCGAGGCTCTTGAAAAACAGATGAGTTCTATTCCAAAAGAGTTCATTGACTGGGTTGAATCAAAATTGAATACTCAGGTAACTCCAAAAATTAGTGAAATTTACGGTAAATTAGAAAAAGACGTAGCAAAGCTCAATTTTTTCCGACCTTTTTCACTGAAAGATTATCTTTTTGTACATACGCTGCTTTCCATCCTGGTTTCTTCAGATCATGAAGATGCTGCATTGCATGATACTCCCTTAATTTTAAAAACTCGATTGACGCTTGAAAACTTGAGAAAATACATGCACGCAATACCAGAAGATAATCCACTTTATTCTCTGAGAAAGGAATTTCACATTGATCTGGACAACTCGCTCAAATATTTAGATGATTCAAAAATATACTCAATCACAGCTCCTACTGGTCTTGGAAAAACTCTGGCTAACCTGAAAGTAGCTTTATCTTTATCAGATGAATCTCTAATTGTCTATGCTTTACCATTCATAAACATAATAGACCAGACTGTGGAAACTTTTCAGAAAATAATGCAAGATACAGAATTTGATGCAAGTACAATACTACCTTATCATCATCTGGCTAATCCAAAATACGAAGAAGACATATACGGCGAAAAAGCTATTCAGAAGGTTCTGATAGAAAGCTGGCATTCTCAGATAGTAGTCACAACCTTTGTAGGTTTATTCGAATCACTTCTAACAAGTAAAAGAGTGCCGTTTTTCTATAAACTTCTCAACGCGACGATAATACTTGACGAAGTTCAATCGATTCCTCACAAATACTGGAATCCTCTGGCTGATATTCTAAGTTGCCTCAGCGAATTTGGCACCAAAATAATATTCTCTACCGCTACCCAACCTATGATCATAACAAAAACCAGAGAGCTCATAAATAAAAATTACAATTCAAAGCTCAACAGAACCAGAATTCATTATTGTGGAGAAATAGATTACCCATCTTTCATGAAACAAGTGGAAGAAGAAGCAAACAAGTGTTTGGAAAAAAATCAAAGGTTACTTGTTGTTGTGAACACAATAAGACAATCTAAAGAGCTTTTTAATCATCTGAGATCAACCATTGATATAAGCAAATTAGTTTATCTATCTTCAAACGTTATTCCCAAGCAAAGATTAGAAAGAGTCAGCGGACTTAAGAAATTGAAAAATCAAGGAATAATATGCATAAGTACTCAAGTAATAGAAGCCGGTGTGGATCTTTCTTTCAATAAAATTATAAGAGATGAAGGCCCGATAGACAGCGTTATTCAAGTAGCAGGAAGATGCAACAGGAACTTCGAAACTCCTATTTCATCCGCACACATTTATCGTGCCATTGACAAAGAAAGAAATAGAAGTTTTGCTTCATATGTGTACGATCATTTTCTACTTGATATGACAAGGGAATTGCTCTCATCAAAAAAAGAATTCGAGGAAAAAGAATTCCCAGAGATCGTCTCAAGATACTTCAATATGGTTAAAGAAAGGGGAAATACTGATCGTGAAAATCTAACAGAACAACTTCGGCTATTAAAATTTGAAGAAATATCCTCAAAATTCAAATTGATAGAAAAAAGATATGATACAGTCCCGGTGTTTATAGAATATGATGAATCTGCGCAATTTTTGAGAAAAAAATTAAATGAGACCCTGAACAGCAAAATGGAAAAATTTGAAAAACTGGCACAGATTTCAGAATTAATAAGACAGATGTCTCTCTATACGATAGATGTACCGTTGAAAAGCGAAGATTTAAGAGGAGCTCTGTTGATGGAAAATGGTTTTTTGCTCGTTACAAAAGATAACCTCAATTATTGGTATGACGAATACACTGGTTTTCAAAGGAGTCAGGAACTGATGATTTTTTGA
- the cas5b gene encoding type I-B CRISPR-associated protein Cas5b translates to MKVIVFDVKGKYALFRRNYTTSSSTSYNFPPRTSICGLLGAIMGIQNEATQFSKHLRIFDNAHIALRVLVPIRKTTMGVNYAETKSGKNQRTQIILELIKEPVYRIYVSEFSQFDQLRNHLENNTCVFTPYLGQAQFIAKISHVGVFEAKSVFPPVVVHSVLKITDGIRIQPQENSILLREQMVLNMDDERHPVAFASYWVEKNARPLEVIKHPNIFRIEELDENICWMD, encoded by the coding sequence ATGAAGGTAATTGTTTTCGATGTAAAGGGTAAATATGCGCTTTTCAGGAGAAATTACACAACAAGTAGTTCAACATCCTATAACTTTCCTCCAAGGACATCTATATGCGGTTTGCTTGGAGCTATCATGGGTATACAAAATGAGGCTACTCAATTCAGTAAACACTTGAGAATTTTCGATAATGCTCACATAGCCCTTAGAGTACTCGTTCCTATCAGAAAAACAACGATGGGTGTTAATTATGCTGAAACAAAATCAGGCAAAAATCAGAGAACACAGATTATACTTGAATTGATCAAAGAACCTGTTTATAGAATCTACGTTTCTGAATTTTCACAATTCGACCAATTGAGAAACCATCTCGAAAATAACACATGTGTTTTCACTCCATATCTTGGTCAGGCTCAATTTATAGCAAAAATCAGCCACGTTGGCGTTTTCGAGGCAAAATCAGTTTTTCCTCCAGTGGTGGTGCATTCGGTTCTAAAAATTACCGATGGAATTCGTATTCAGCCGCAAGAAAATTCTATTTTACTTAGAGAACAAATGGTCCTTAACATGGACGATGAAAGGCACCCTGTTGCTTTCGCATCATACTGGGTCGAAAAGAATGCCAGGCCTCTGGAGGTTATCAAGCATCCAAACATTTTCAGAATAGAGGAGCTTGATGAAAACATATGCTGGATGGATTAA